The Theobroma cacao cultivar B97-61/B2 chromosome 1, Criollo_cocoa_genome_V2, whole genome shotgun sequence genome contains the following window.
GCAAAAGAAGAACGAACCTCGTTAATTGAGATGTTTGATTTCTTTAGACAGAACAACTAAACAGCAGAAGAGCGGTCAAGAATTCCCAACCCCAGCAATAGAACCCAGAGAGGAAGAAGCGAGAGTGAACGAGGTTGTCACAGCGTTTGCTTGTATCAGTTTCCATGAGTTAACAAAACGAACTCTCAGGTTTTTTGAATCTAAACAAGACCATAACTTTTTTACCAGAGCTCCTGaatgagaaaagagaaagagtgctttttttttttttttgtgaactCTTCTATGTGGCTTCTTATAAAAGAGGGAAGGGCGACCAAGATGAAGCAAAAAGATAGCGATGTTGGGTTctagaaattttgagaaaCAGGGAAAAAATATAAGCCCTTTAAAGCTCTTCAAACCCCGGCGCTTGAGTCAGTCTTTCAAAGGGCAAAAAGAGATaagagagaggaaagaaataaaaagggaaaactaagaatgagaagaaaactacatgcttttcttctttctggAGGAAAATGATGAcagagaggagagagagataTTTTTCTAAAGAGAGAAATGGTGGTGGACTGGTGGCGTTTTTTCTTGGTCGTTTCTTGGAAGGAAAAGGAAGCTTCTATTACATTTCTAAAGCGTTGATTTGAGTAAAGGGGAGGGGGATTTTATATGAAGGCGTGGCTTGcacattttttactttttccaaGGAAGAAGCTTAGCGAAGCTttattaaagtatatataattttctctcctCAGCCCCCCACCTAACGCTCTGGCCTCTGCCGTGTTACCGATTGCGTCCTTTCATCGCCATTCCTCTTATGAGCAGTATTTGTCTTTTCTGTTCTTTATTTTGACCAGAAATTTATCAATATTAATTTACCTTTTGACAGTCTGCTCTTTATTTTGTATATGCTAGTACATTCTAATTAAGATTTTGGGACATTTCTAATCTTATGACCTTGACTAATGTATATTTCaatggattttttttggccAGAAACTTGCCATtggaattttaatttgtttgatgTTTAACCTTTTTCCAACTTTTTATTATGACATTTTAGAATTAAATCtctcataattttcaaaaacaattgcAAAccctcaaaaataaaaaacaaaagaaaaaataaccTATTGATTATAGTACGTGAgggtttattttcattcatttcacAAATGAAAGAATTATATACGCAATGGTGGAGGTAGAAAGGTGGCGgtggtgttttttttttatttttatgactataaaattataaatatttaagtttgTCActcttatttaatttaaattaatttgtttaacaTAGTGGTAAGTCatttatcttaaattttagAGGTTTGGGTTCAATTCCTTTGaggtttaaaatttgaaattatttttccttttttcttatagagaaaactcaaattttaaaattatttttcttatttttcttttttcttataaagtaAAAGATTCATTGCTTAACTACAAGAGTaaactcaaattttgaaattatttttcatagttttttatttttttttataaagtaaaAGATGCATTGCTTTTAAAGAGTATAACTGcctaaaaagaataattttttattttgatttttcttacaaTTTGTTGATTCGATTTAAATacttatataatatatatttttcttaaaaacccttcatttttttaatgtaactTTACTAGAATACTTTGTATTATTGTATAAAATATGTTATGGTCCTATAGAGGAAAATATGCAATGTTTAATTGCTTGAagagtataattttttactttgatttttcttacaaTCTGTTGATTCGATTTAAGGAATTATGCAAATATATCATACGTTAACATGAAAATGAACAagaatatgattaaaatattttaaaaatttcaacaatcTTATCTtactttttcaaattaaatagaTATAAAGTGATTGCTATAAACATTAACATGAATTTAATTATCGATGAATTTGAAAGAATGAAAGCGCACTGAGCATAGCTTACAATACTTAATGTGAAAATCTAATATTAATCTTACTTTCTGcttatgtttatttatattgatgaatttgaaaatttatattcaaattgttaatgaaattttacattataatttaattttattttaaaagtgattaattttttactccGAATCAAATCATTAACCCAATCTATAATTTTGTATTATTGCTCTTTAGTTACTTCTCATACAAAATCCTGGATCAACCATTGTATATGTGTAATATTTGAAcataaacagaaaaaaaaaaaaaaagaagaagagaaaatataaacaaaatatagAGGAAAAAATGACAAAGGGATACCAAATATGATAGGGACAAATTTATAAGAGTGTATGATGAAATCTTATAACAGTATCTTGACTAAGTGGCGTGAGttgtttacttattttttctcacatatatatattagaaatGCAGTAGGTGTTGGATTCAAAGCTAATTTTGCTTGCAAATTTCAGGAAGagtttactttaaaaaattacatataaatTCTAAGCACAAGTTTTTGGcaatgtaattaatttttaattaaaatcaaaccttttctgtattggtttttttctttcaatttagaATTCATGTATCATTCAAATTTAACTCAAAAAATCAttcgttattttttttaataattaataaaaaaatattttcaacaaGCATTTACACGTAATATTATGACGAGATgctattttgtttcttttcttaaaaaaaaaaaaaaaaaaaagaacaaagactACATGTATTTCTGTTCGATAATAGAGATTGAACATGAATGAAATTGGCCAAAGAacttacttttaaaatataaatactgTATTAAATGATAAACAAGAGTCACAATCAGAAGGTCGGGTTCATCCTTCTGCCTCTATCACATTCCAAGGTAGGTCCTCTTTCTAATCAAAGCCCTTAGCTTCAACCATGTAGCTAGGTCCCCGTTTTCTTCAGCTCATATTTGCTAATCTTGTTTGATGAAGTAGATTCCATGATTAGTATAATTTAAATacgttaaaaaaattttaaattaatttgtatatactaattaatatttgcataaatatgtaattatatgaagaaaaacgtGCCTCTTTTATAATAGAAGatataagaagaaaaacataaatgcTGTTTTACCAAATTCTGAGGGTATCCTTGGTCTAGTTTTTCCACCAAACTGCCTTCTTAGTCTAGGCGGCGGATCACTTGGGttaggtatttttttttaattgtggaataaaaatttaaattttactttttagataaaatatgATGCATCAGCCAATGAATCCAATAACTATTTAAGttaagttaattaagtaatttagagataaaaatattttaaattaaattatgtaatcagtatttatattttataaaaaatgtaaatttagTATCAATACAATAATTTGTATGGATcaagtatttatatttttcaatttattaaacACAATTCAAACTTTAATACTGCTAGATTTGTATCATTAAATATGTTaagatgaattttttaatcaaGTTAACATGATATTAATTGAGAATGATGTGATATTTTTTCACTGATGTGACGTTGATTGTGTGctgacataatattttatcatgcTGGCATCGATTAATTGTTTAGGGTTAGGTTAAATAGGTAATTCCGAGACAAACATTTTTACTACATTTCTTTTCACTATTTGTCGTTTTCCAATGGCTTGCGTTTGAGCCAACAATTATTTGGATTTCAGATAAAACAGTAAAAATTGATCATAATCTAATAAGGCCTCCTCCAGTAAAAATATCACCAACCCTTCTAGTACTTAACCAGCTCTTGAAATCATGTCTCCTTCCCTGAAAATTTACGTCGCCCATAAGTTTTTCCGAAGGATATTAATTCTTGTTGCTTTCTTTATCGACAAGCCTAAGCGAGAAAGCCCATAATTATATAGCCTCTCTTTTCCCCAAACTAAAGTTGCTAGTTGTTATATCCTAATTTGTTGGTCTTGGTATTCTCGTATAAACACAAGTATATCCTTGTGGCAGACGTAAAATTGGTTTGTGGGTGGGGATTGCAGCTCGAAGCTTGTTCATTGGCCAGTGTGCTTCGAGTCGGTTTACCGAAAGCATCATGCCACGAACCATACGATGACATGTTCACAGGCCGAAAACATAACAATGAATAGTGGCTTTCGTTTTCAGAGCTAAACATATTTTGTTGGATTTCCATGTTGTTGGATTGCGTAAAGTGGATGATCAAGTCTCTctcacaaaaaataaaaataataataataataacgtGATAGCACAAATGTTGGAATTTAATCACCTATCATTTTGACTTTCTCATCCACTTCTGGTTGTCTTTCTGCCCactgttttttcttctttttctgttttgtcaAACTTCGACTAGTATGGTGGAAACGTTTTGTAATATCTACGAGAGATATATATGTGGAATTTGAGATCAAATACTtaatgaaaaaggaagaaattaCGTCACCAAGAGGCCCTTAACCAATCGTTTTGATCATAAGCTGCTGTTTCTGATCAGTTCAAACTTCAACTTGTTCTAATACCAAAGAAAGAATTTCCATAGATACGATTTTGATGTATACAATCATTACAAAAACCATGAATCACATGGGACATGCTCGTGAAAAACGTTAACTTCTTAGTAcaatttttaccttttcttaattcaaaaataattaaaaatttccaaaCTGGAGTGACATGTTCCACAATTATCACTTTTAGACGTGGACAAACATCAGCACCCaaatttggaaaattttttgatatatacatatcaattGCATGTATTTTTAGTCTTCTCAGTgccattaaatatttttgtggagttttaaattgattagaattctatattttatttaattaaaatttttgtttgtatgCAATATTGAGTAGttatatgattttaaacttcttattctACATCGAGTCCTAATCATATtctactttaaatttttatattataagaGTGAAAGTTTAGACTTGAAAATTACAAGTAGTACTTTGAAAGCAGGGCCGACCCTTAGGTAAAGCCACCCAAGCAAGGGCTTTAAGCCCTCAATTTGGAGAGcctttatgattttataatatattttattatattaaaaatatataaaaatttaaaaaatataaaaataattaataattaataaaattatctgTTTTCTCACTTCTTTAATTATGTGTataataaatctcaattttttttatcactttctaatttctaaaatactatattattttcaatcaagCAACGGTAATATGCATTTAATTATCTctaataactatttttttcttatttattttttctattttcaatcaacatatttaatgatttctaacaactattttttcttctatatataaaaccaattatttctttttcaatgtgTAATATCTacttttaaattctttttttctcatttgctctttcttcctttttcttttaactttaattttcttctaaaGAATACACAAGAAGTTGGTTATGTTATTATCTTTGTAAAACTGTGAACCTCATTTGTGGTTTGCAATAAGCATTCAACAATTAAGTATTATTGTTATAATGTTTACAGACTTTTTtacttcaatttttaatatatattgtattggtatattatttttattttatatgatagttaatttatttgaattaaattttttgatttttgatttcatataagccatttaaaaaatataaaaattttacatctcaaaaagcTATAAGTatacaaatttaataatttttttaatttcaataaaagaaggctttattgaatattttgttttagacCTTTGAACTTATTGAGCCGCCTTATTTGAGAGCTCTAGAGATGAGACATCTTGTAACTCTGTATTTTGCTCTAGGTGGAGCTAGAGTGGTTTGGGTGAGTATTTTTGAGAGGTTATTGAGAAAGAGTGTGCAAAAGATCTTGAGTTAGTTTGGGAAACCATAAAAGTTAATTTATTATACTTTAATTtatgaataataaaagaataatttcACTCCGTTGACGTAAATAAGAGACCGAATCAcataaattcttatatttttctgtttgtttgatttttctgaattttatctttattgtttcttggataattttcataacactTCCAGAGAATTATAAAGTTAGATAGCAATCATTGTCAGTTTTAGCCATTAACAACCCCTTACTCAAGCATCCATCACTATGATCTAAGCATAAAAAAcaacctttatttttttatcattttttccCATAAAACGACAATTGTGTGAAATACGAAAGcagataaaatatataaatcaatGGCATGCAATTTTCTAAAGTCCAAACTTTCAATAAACCCGGTTGATAAGATTCAACCTATTCACACAGGgaataatattaaatacaaGTTAATATAACATAAATAAGAATTTGCTTTTTGGTGGTGAAAGGGGAGGGTGGCAAGAATAGATTTTATGAATAGTTAAGAAGGATTTCGTTAGGAAAAACAAGGGGCTTGACTTTAAGCATTTTTCACGCTTTGAAAGGCTGTTTTCCGGCTTATATATTCCACTAAAATAAAGCAAAGTCGTTTGCTTATGAAGTCTGTCTGTGGACCAAGGTGACGGCAAAAGATTGTAGAATTCCTCTTTTGATTTTGTTCTCCTCTACCATTCTTTTCCTGTGTCTTCTTCCCCACCAATTGCTGGTTGAAGCCAGCCATCTTTGTAGGAGTTTTCTGCGAAAGTAGGAGCCATGCTTAGCCATAGACACGTCTTTGAACAACACATATAGACACAGCTTTTGGAGAGTGTTGGCACCCGGTGACTTGGATGGAATATCCAAGATTTATGTTCTATGgggataatttttttcaaaaaaaaaaaaattattagtctCATAACCGTAACGTCATTTTAAGTCTCTTTTTTAAGAGGTGTTGTaa
Protein-coding sequences here:
- the LOC108660488 gene encoding uncharacterized protein LOC108660488 — encoded protein: METDTSKRCDNLVHSRFFLSGFYCWGWEFLTALLLFSCSV